CCCATCCAAGTCGGTTTCATAAGTCCAAGCATTATCTAATTCTCCGTCTCCATTGAGGTCAATTCGAGTTTCATCTGGAAATTGATAAGGATCAGGTTCGCCTTCCACTGGGCTAACTAACTCATTATCCACATACCGCATCAAATCTCGCACTAAAATTTCTGATGGCACACCAGCAGGAAATCGAGGATCACGATCAAATAAGTGTTCTAGTTTGGCTTTCGCTCGTTCTACGGCTGGAGTCGCAATGCTATCAATGCGCTGAGATTCCCTTGAACCAATGACTTCGATACTGCGATCTCCTGTTCGCACAATTAAAGCCCCAACAAATAAGCCCACTACCAGTAACACCATGACGGTTGTGGGTAGGACAAATCCAAGGGTTGTATTTTTTCTTCTCTGGCTTTTAAATAACCATTTCGTTAGCCTGATTAGCAGTTGAAATAAGGCGGAAGAGAGCTTGGAATGATAGCCCGAGTCTGCGAGCTTTTCTTTGGAGATGCCGAGGAATAGTCATGAGTTTTAGTTCCCGAAGAAGAAAGGCAACTCTAGAGCTGATTTTTATAAAACTTTAATCACATTGTGATAATGACTATAACCTTAGCATTATTCCTATTTGAAAAACTACGAGATTTTTACGGAAATTGATTTTCATTCTATGTTCTTGTCATCAATTGTCATATAGTATATTTGATGACCCTCATAGAGAAATTGATTCAGTACTGTATAGGACTATCGAGGAGAATCACCGTGAATGTCTCGCTGTCTTTTATCAATAAGCAAGCCTGATTGACAATCAAAAAATCTGCAAAAAAGGCAGATTTAACTAGAATTCATTGCTAGGAGGTCATAAATGACCTCGACGGTTATTAAAGCGTTGTTGACGGTGAGAACGTTGGTCAAAGGGTATCTTACGATTGTTAACCTAAGCCAAGAGGTCGCCCTCTTGACTCCGCTTCAGAACGGTACGTGAGACTTTCGCCTCATACCGCTCCTCTCCAGACTACACGCTTATTAACAGAACTTCCCTGCTTACAGTGCATTCCGCACCGTAACAATAATCTTTGGAGTTTGTGAACTTTAGCCACGTTACCACTTTGAGAAGCTCGATAAAAAAGGGAATAACTATCCAAGAAGCCCTAACGATCAACGGATCCCATAATGACATCAATACTCCCTAAAATTGCCATAATATCAGCAACTTTTACCCCTTTGAGGAGGTGAGGGAGAATTTGTAAGTTATTAAAGTCAGGGGCGCGAATTTTCCAACGCCACGGGAATACATTATCGTTACCAACTAAGAAAATGCCTAACTCCCCTTTACCACTTTCGAGGCGCACATAATGTTCCCCTTCTGGAATTTTGAAAGTGGGAGCCATTTTTTTAGCGATATATTGATAGTCAAAATCATTCCACTGGGATTTTTTTCCTTCTGCCATGCGACGGGCTTCTAGATTTTCATAGGGGCCGCCTGGAATACCATCGCAAGCCTGACGAATAATTTTTAGGGATTCTCGCATTTCTCGCACCCGTACTAAATAACGGGCGAAACAGTCGCCAGCGGTTTCCCAATGAATGTCCCAGTCAAAGTCATCATAACATTCGTAATGGTCAACTTTTCGCAAGTCCCATTTTACCCCTGATCCTCTTAACATGGGACCGGATAATCCCCAGTTAATGGCTTCTTCACGAGTAACCACCCCAACACCTTCTAAGCGACGACGGAAGATGGGGTTATTGGTAAGAAGTTTTTCGTATTCATCAACTTTTTCTGCAAAATAGTCACAGAAATCAATACATTTCTCTAACCAGCCATAGGGTAAGTCAACAGCAACCCCTCCCACTCGGAAGTAGTTATTATTAATTAACCTTGAGCCACTCGCTGCTTCCCAGAGATCATAAATCATTTCCCGTTCGCGGAAAATATAGAAAAATGGGGTTTGTGCGCCAATGTCTGCGAGAAAGGGCCCTAACCATAGCAGGTGGTTAGCAATGCGATTTAGTTCTAACATAATGACACGGATATATTGAGCGCGTTTTGGCACTTCAATATCCGCGAGTTTTTCAGGGGCGTTAACGGTGATTGCTTCGTTAAACATTCCCGCGGCGTAATCCCAACGGCTCACATAGGGAACGTACATGACGTTGGTGCGGTTTTCTGCAATTTTTTCCATTCCCCGATGGAGGTAGCCAATGACGGGTTCACAATCCACCACATCTTCCCCATCTAGGGTGACAATGAGGCGGAGAACGCCGTGCATTGAGGGGTGGTGGGGCCCCATATTTAGCACCATCGGTTCGGTTCTAGTTTCGATCTTTGCCATAGATCAGGTATTCTCTCTTGTATTTTTTTCTTGATTCAGAGCAAGTCGCCCTTTCGGTTTTAAATGTTGCATTCTGTTAACTATTATAGGAAGCAATGTCTGGATTCATCTTAATTTCGGGAAGTTAGTTGTAGAAAGAGGGTTGCTTTTCTAACGCCAGCGTCTGTTCCTTCACTGGCTAGGGTAAGAATGCGAAGGTGATCAAATAAGGGTTTTCCAGCTAGTTCTACTACCCGCAGTAAGGGGAGTTCTTCTTTTAATAGGGTTTGGCTATTTTCCCAGTCGAGATAGAAGTAACCGTCATTTTCTGGCGGTAAGGGCGCGATCGCGCTTTGGAATTTTTCACTATTAATTAGAGCATCTTCTCCTTTTGTAATGGCTTGGGCAATTGTTTCTACAGAAGTCCCAAAAATTTCATAATCATCCACATGACCATGAATCCCTTTGACCTCAGCATTAAACTCAATGGGGGTTTTTTTGGGATTGAGGGCGACATTAGAAACTGGTTTAATTACTGTCCAAGCCGTTAGCTTGTGTTCCGCAAATTCTAAATTTCCGACACTGTAACCGCTTGCTTTTGCCTTTT
This window of the Euhalothece natronophila Z-M001 genome carries:
- a CDS encoding NAD(P)H-quinone oxidoreductase subunit H; the protein is MAKIETRTEPMVLNMGPHHPSMHGVLRLIVTLDGEDVVDCEPVIGYLHRGMEKIAENRTNVMYVPYVSRWDYAAGMFNEAITVNAPEKLADIEVPKRAQYIRVIMLELNRIANHLLWLGPFLADIGAQTPFFYIFREREMIYDLWEAASGSRLINNNYFRVGGVAVDLPYGWLEKCIDFCDYFAEKVDEYEKLLTNNPIFRRRLEGVGVVTREEAINWGLSGPMLRGSGVKWDLRKVDHYECYDDFDWDIHWETAGDCFARYLVRVREMRESLKIIRQACDGIPGGPYENLEARRMAEGKKSQWNDFDYQYIAKKMAPTFKIPEGEHYVRLESGKGELGIFLVGNDNVFPWRWKIRAPDFNNLQILPHLLKGVKVADIMAILGSIDVIMGSVDR